A single Leptospira kirschneri serovar Cynopteri str. 3522 CT DNA region contains:
- the rfaE2 gene encoding D-glycero-beta-D-manno-heptose 1-phosphate adenylyltransferase, with translation MDLKNHVVSWENVAAFADRIRKNKKIVFTNGCFDLVHKGHITYLSQARELGDFLWIGLNSDSSVKRLKGEQRPLICEDDRAILLSNLRFVDAVTIFTQDTPLDLIRLIKPKIHVKGGDYKVEELPETKVIRELGGDVQILPFVPGKSTSSIIEKILKL, from the coding sequence ATGGACTTAAAAAATCACGTCGTTTCTTGGGAAAACGTCGCGGCTTTTGCGGATCGGATTCGGAAAAATAAAAAAATCGTTTTTACGAACGGTTGTTTCGATTTAGTACATAAAGGTCACATAACGTATCTTTCTCAGGCGCGAGAGTTAGGTGATTTTCTTTGGATAGGACTCAACTCGGATTCTTCTGTAAAACGTCTAAAAGGGGAACAAAGACCTCTCATTTGTGAAGACGACAGAGCGATTCTTCTTTCTAATCTGAGATTTGTGGATGCGGTTACAATTTTTACTCAGGATACTCCTTTGGATTTGATTCGTCTGATCAAACCTAAGATTCACGTAAAGGGAGGAGACTACAAAGTAGAAGAATTGCCTGAAACGAAAGTAATCAGAGAACTAGGAGGAGACGTTCAAATTTTACCCTTTGTTCCTGGAAAGTCCACCTCTTCCATCATCGAAAAAATTTTGAAACTCTAA